From a single Stomoxys calcitrans chromosome 4, idStoCalc2.1, whole genome shotgun sequence genomic region:
- the LOC106090378 gene encoding elongation of very long chain fatty acids protein 7-like isoform X1, which yields MKVLRLTVIPILDAVNTFRLDKRVSTHPVWGSPWCMIIGVILYLLVVKKWGPRFMANRKPYKIENIMMAYNCIQIIINLYIFCVSLRYSFLRSDFSWTCEPYNPNDMRPETLKLGHAGRLYLFTKYLDLLDTIFFLMRKKYNQITFLHLYHHSLVLVMVHVYCSKYFASHLTSTGVLNSFVHAVMYFYYQLSAMKLNINLQPWKRVMTNMQMLQFFLLSVHFCLPLINNSCNFDLAFLTLTFLQNVFVTILFGNFYYQSYIRKDRKSVNIKLSS from the exons ATGAAAGTTCTACGCTTAACAGTCATTCCAATACTGGACGCTGTGAATACATTTCGATTAG ATAAACGTGTTTCTACACATCCCGTATGGGGTAGTCCTTGGTGTATGATTATTGGAGTTATTCTATATCTGTTGGTGGTCAAGAAATGGGGACCTCGTTTTATGGCAAATCGTAAGCCATATAAGATTGAGAACATCATGATGGCATACAATTGCATACAAATTATCATCAACTTGTATATCTTTTGTGTTTCATTGCGCTACTCTTTCTTGCGGTCTGATTTCAGCTGGACTTGTGAGCCATACAACCCTAATGACATGAGACCGGAAACATTAAAGCTGGGACATGCGGGGAGGTTGTACCTTTTCACAAAATACTTGGATTTATTGGATACG ATATTCTTTTTGATGCGCAAGAAGTACAATCAGATAACCTTTTTGCATCTGTATCATCACTCACTTGTGTTGGTTATGGTGCATGTGTATTGTTCCAAATATTTCG CTTCCCATTTAACTTCAACCGGAGTCCTCAATTCCTTTGTACACGCTGTGATGTATTTTTATTATCAATTATCGGCTATGAAATTGAATATCAACTTGCAGCCATGGAAACGTGTAATGACCAACATGCAAATGCTTCAATTCTTCTTACTTTCTGTTCATTTTTGTTTACCTCTGATAAATAATTCGTGTAATTTTGACTTGGCCTTCCTTACACTGACTTTTCTGCAAAATGTTTTCGTGACTATTCTCTTTGGTAATTTCTATTATCAGTCATACATACGCAAGGATCGAAAGAGTGTTAACATTAAGTTGTCATCTTAA
- the LOC106090378 gene encoding elongation of very long chain fatty acids protein 7-like isoform X2 — protein sequence MKVLRLTVIPILDTVNTFRLDKRVSTHPVWGSPWCMIIGVILYLLVVKKWGPRFMANRKPYKIENIMMAYNCIQIIINLYIFCVSLRYSFLRSDFSWTCEPYNPNDMRPETLKLGHAGRLYLFTKYLDLLDTIFFLMRKKYNQITFLHLYHHSLVLVMVHVYCSKYFASHLTSTGVLNSFVHAVMYFYYQLSAMKLNINLQPWKRVMTNMQMLQFFLLSVHFCLPLINNSCNFDLAFLTLTFLQNVFVTILFGNFYYQSYIRKDRKSVNIKLSS from the exons ATGAAAGTTCTACGCTTAACAGTCATACCAATACTGGACACTGTGAATACATTTCGATTAG ATAAACGTGTTTCTACACATCCCGTATGGGGTAGTCCTTGGTGTATGATTATTGGAGTTATTCTATATCTGTTGGTGGTCAAGAAATGGGGACCTCGTTTTATGGCAAATCGTAAGCCATATAAGATTGAGAACATCATGATGGCATACAATTGCATACAAATTATCATCAACTTGTATATCTTTTGTGTTTCATTGCGCTACTCTTTCTTGCGGTCTGATTTCAGCTGGACTTGTGAGCCATACAACCCTAATGACATGAGACCGGAAACATTAAAGCTGGGACATGCGGGGAGGTTGTACCTTTTCACAAAATACTTGGATTTATTGGATACG ATATTCTTTTTGATGCGCAAGAAGTACAATCAGATAACCTTTTTGCATCTGTATCATCACTCACTTGTGTTGGTTATGGTGCATGTGTATTGTTCCAAATATTTCG CTTCCCATTTAACTTCAACCGGAGTCCTCAATTCCTTTGTACACGCTGTGATGTATTTTTATTATCAATTATCGGCTATGAAATTGAATATCAACTTGCAGCCATGGAAACGTGTAATGACCAACATGCAAATGCTTCAATTCTTCTTACTTTCTGTTCATTTTTGTTTACCTCTGATAAATAATTCGTGTAATTTTGACTTGGCCTTCCTTACACTGACTTTTCTGCAAAATGTTTTCGTGACTATTCTCTTTGGTAATTTCTATTATCAGTCATACATACGCAAGGATCGAAAGAGTGTTAACATTAAGTTGTCATCTTAA